A window of Actinomycetota bacterium contains these coding sequences:
- a CDS encoding MerR family DNA-binding transcriptional regulator: protein MVQDATHQIGEVADRVGLSLRTVRYYEEVGLIEPSDRTAGGFRLYTDDDISRLELI from the coding sequence ATGGTGCAGGACGCCACCCATCAGATCGGCGAGGTCGCCGATCGGGTCGGGTTGTCGTTGCGCACGGTGCGCTACTACGAGGAGGTCGGGTTGATCGAACCGTCGGACCGCACGGCCGGCGGGTTCCGGCTCTACACCGACGATGACATCTCCCGACTGGAGCTGATCA